A single Defluviitalea saccharophila DNA region contains:
- a CDS encoding vWA domain-containing protein, giving the protein MRSKKKIGFYLTLAFILQLVLTPFQALGATGYTATITRVERESVLTVGVGSTVEVTHTLYGKSETYEPSLREIALVLDVSGSMADSMGGKTKLAALKDTAKQLVEEYKGEKVRISLIQYSNSADNPTKFYDMKINSDVTELKNKISSMSANGATNIGDGMRRGYYQLLNSGNENANKYMIVMTDGVPQGFTLNSITDTLDNYKINDGNTGVTQSSGYDTYTRKNTKENFYRFKGSNNITILGETTGETQREYSAAYAKKIGNMIVQNGKIQPFFIGFSSNTNFGYLNEIAKSSKAELVGNSRYYYDAKSATELENAFKKIQEKMSDKYQFQYVKYEEMIPKDVEITSVKINGIEYINDPSVFDFKSQGGGNERKFTIQLKAAMEKNPETGKYDFVCEPFTISYKFSKPGEYVFDKASLDYKDPFSPPDFQNSNNGMKHAPVDKMTITVTGEITLKPLYLKKGTSDTLTAGVNLKNYELTWSILEGSDIILLEKQNASTAKVTGIEVGRAKVKVKDEKSGLEAETYIYVYNYEGSNLQMIVGQTKNISVDIPADMIMRLEEPLPESSKIKFDESTGEVWAKAVGRETIKVLLGYNEITEEGPVFVTQASLNKTIDVFNVEFKDNAPTGYLYPDKATYRLNFIVSAPDENPSLPAGKLKLTPNFDGLNIGLTPVENERIKEVVIIPKTVSRTVNINGYHFDPSTNTLVSNLSELPAGEYEVIITLGLKPASSLTISAYKGYVNSKKASSNNVFEVLEETIPLGTDANGKIEIPIKNSPIIK; this is encoded by the coding sequence GTGAGGAGCAAAAAGAAAATAGGGTTTTATCTGACGCTGGCATTTATTTTACAGCTGGTATTGACTCCCTTTCAGGCATTAGGAGCGACTGGATATACGGCTACCATTACGCGGGTAGAAAGAGAATCTGTTTTAACTGTAGGTGTAGGCTCCACTGTAGAGGTTACCCATACGCTTTATGGAAAGAGCGAAACATATGAACCTTCTCTTAGAGAAATCGCATTGGTATTGGACGTATCAGGTAGTATGGCAGATTCTATGGGAGGTAAAACTAAATTAGCTGCATTAAAAGATACGGCGAAACAATTAGTTGAAGAGTATAAGGGTGAAAAGGTAAGAATTAGTTTAATACAATATTCTAATAGTGCTGATAATCCTACAAAGTTTTATGATATGAAAATTAATTCAGATGTTACAGAGCTTAAAAATAAAATTTCTTCTATGTCTGCTAATGGAGCAACCAATATCGGGGATGGAATGAGAAGAGGCTATTATCAGTTATTAAATTCAGGCAATGAGAATGCAAATAAATATATGATAGTAATGACTGACGGAGTACCTCAAGGTTTTACTTTAAACAGTATTACCGACACGCTTGATAATTATAAGATAAATGATGGTAATACAGGAGTAACCCAGAGTTCAGGATATGATACTTATACCAGAAAGAATACAAAAGAAAATTTTTATAGATTTAAGGGTAGTAATAATATAACTATATTAGGAGAAACTACAGGAGAAACACAGCGGGAATACTCTGCAGCATATGCTAAAAAAATAGGAAATATGATTGTTCAGAATGGGAAGATTCAACCTTTCTTTATTGGGTTTTCAAGTAACACAAATTTTGGATATCTAAATGAAATAGCGAAGTCCTCTAAAGCAGAATTAGTAGGAAACAGCAGATATTATTATGATGCAAAGTCAGCTACAGAACTGGAGAATGCATTTAAGAAAATCCAGGAGAAAATGTCAGACAAATATCAGTTCCAATATGTAAAATATGAAGAAATGATTCCAAAGGATGTAGAAATCACCAGTGTTAAGATTAATGGTATTGAATATATCAATGATCCTTCTGTTTTCGACTTCAAAAGTCAAGGAGGAGGAAATGAAAGAAAGTTTACTATTCAATTAAAAGCAGCTATGGAGAAAAATCCTGAAACCGGTAAATATGATTTTGTTTGTGAACCATTTACAATCTCATATAAATTCTCAAAACCTGGGGAATATGTATTCGATAAAGCAAGTTTAGATTATAAAGACCCTTTTAGTCCTCCTGATTTTCAGAATAGTAATAATGGAATGAAGCATGCACCAGTTGATAAAATGACAATTACTGTAACAGGAGAAATTACATTAAAACCACTATACCTCAAGAAGGGAACTAGTGATACATTAACTGCAGGAGTAAATTTAAAAAATTATGAATTGACATGGAGTATCCTTGAGGGTTCAGACATTATTTTATTAGAAAAACAAAATGCCTCCACTGCAAAAGTAACTGGTATTGAAGTAGGCCGTGCGAAAGTTAAAGTTAAAGACGAAAAATCCGGTTTAGAAGCAGAGACTTATATATACGTATACAACTATGAAGGCTCAAATCTGCAGATGATTGTAGGCCAAACAAAAAATATATCCGTTGATATTCCTGCGGATATGATTATGAGATTAGAAGAACCTTTGCCTGAATCTTCGAAAATAAAGTTTGATGAGTCTACTGGTGAAGTATGGGCTAAAGCTGTAGGAAGAGAGACAATCAAAGTTTTACTTGGATATAATGAAATAACGGAAGAAGGACCAGTTTTTGTAACACAGGCAAGTTTAAATAAAACTATTGATGTATTTAATGTTGAATTTAAAGATAATGCTCCAACAGGGTATTTATATCCCGATAAGGCAACTTATAGATTAAACTTTATAGTAAGTGCTCCTGATGAAAATCCTTCCTTACCTGCCGGTAAATTAAAATTAACACCGAATTTTGATGGGCTCAATATAGGATTAACTCCGGTGGAAAATGAACGTATAAAAGAGGTTGTAATCATACCGAAGACAGTAAGCAGAACTGTAAATATTAATGGGTATCACTTTGATCCCTCAACAAATACTCTTGTATCCAATTTAAGTGAATTGCCTGCAGGTGAATATGAAGTAATCATTACCCTTGGCTTGAAACCAGCTTCGAGTTTAACCATAAGTGCTTATAAAGGTTACGTTAATAGTAAAAAAGCATCTTCGAATAATGTGTTTGAAGTGTTGGAAGAAACTATACCTTTAGGAACAGATGCTAATGGAAAAATTGAAATTCCAATAAAAAATTCACCTATAATCAAGTAG
- a CDS encoding glucose-6-phosphate isomerase, whose translation MKNIVFDYSNSGISKEEIQHSKWQLESAHKILHARTGSGNDFLGWIDLPYDYDKEEFERVKKAAQKVRENSDVFIVIGIGGSYLGARAVIEGLNHSFYNMLPKEKRQAPVIYFVGNNISGTYVTHLLELIEGKDVSINVISKSGTTTEPGIAFRIFKKYLEEKYGKEGAKERIFATTDRQRGALRKLADEEGYETFIIPDDVGGRFTVLTPVGLLPIAVSGIDIDQLMAGAKDAREEYQVEDFENNPAYQYALIRNILYKRGKSTEILVNYEPALHYISEWWKQLYGESEGKDNKGIFPASVDFSTDLHSLGQYIQDGRRNLFETVINVETPKCDITLEAEEEDLDGLNYLAGKTMDFVNKRAFEGTLLAHVDGGVPNLVINVPELNEYYVGKLLYFFEKACGISGYILGVNPFDQPGVEAYKKNMFALLGKPGYEELRNELMKRIK comes from the coding sequence ATGAAAAATATAGTTTTTGATTATTCTAATTCCGGTATTTCTAAAGAAGAAATACAGCATTCAAAGTGGCAGTTAGAAAGTGCTCATAAAATACTTCACGCGAGAACTGGCTCAGGTAATGACTTTTTAGGATGGATTGATCTTCCTTATGACTATGATAAAGAAGAATTCGAAAGAGTTAAAAAGGCAGCTCAAAAAGTTAGAGAAAACTCTGATGTATTTATTGTAATTGGTATTGGTGGTTCTTATTTAGGTGCCAGAGCGGTTATTGAGGGCTTAAATCATTCTTTCTACAATATGCTTCCAAAGGAAAAAAGACAGGCACCGGTAATCTACTTTGTTGGAAACAATATAAGCGGTACATATGTAACTCATCTTTTAGAACTGATTGAAGGCAAAGATGTAAGCATCAATGTTATTTCCAAATCAGGTACTACAACAGAGCCGGGTATTGCATTCAGAATCTTTAAAAAATACCTGGAAGAAAAGTACGGAAAAGAAGGCGCAAAAGAAAGAATCTTTGCAACTACTGACAGACAAAGAGGAGCCCTTCGCAAATTAGCTGATGAAGAAGGCTATGAAACCTTTATCATTCCTGATGATGTAGGAGGACGTTTTACAGTTCTGACTCCTGTAGGATTACTGCCTATTGCCGTTAGCGGAATAGATATCGATCAATTAATGGCGGGAGCAAAGGATGCAAGGGAAGAATATCAAGTAGAAGACTTTGAAAATAACCCTGCGTACCAATACGCTCTGATCCGCAACATTTTATATAAAAGAGGAAAATCAACAGAAATTTTGGTAAACTATGAACCAGCCCTTCACTACATTTCAGAGTGGTGGAAACAACTTTATGGAGAAAGTGAAGGCAAGGACAATAAAGGAATTTTCCCTGCTTCTGTAGACTTTTCAACAGATCTTCATTCCTTAGGACAATACATCCAGGACGGAAGAAGAAATCTCTTTGAAACCGTAATCAATGTTGAAACACCTAAATGTGATATTACCTTAGAAGCAGAAGAAGAAGACTTAGACGGATTAAACTACCTTGCTGGCAAGACCATGGACTTTGTAAACAAAAGAGCTTTTGAGGGAACACTTCTTGCCCATGTGGACGGTGGTGTACCAAATCTTGTAATCAATGTTCCGGAATTAAACGAATATTATGTTGGAAAACTTCTTTACTTCTTTGAAAAAGCTTGTGGTATTAGCGGATATATCTTGGGAGTAAATCCTTTTGATCAACCGGGAGTAGAAGCTTATAAAAAGAATATGTTTGCACTTCTCGGAAAACCAGGTTATGAAGAATTGAGAAACGAATTAATGAAGAGAATTAAATAA
- the eam gene encoding glutamate 2,3-aminomutase, with protein sequence MEQKDKRDISLERAQVLKERIDDYLIKQESIPTGLKNEEYIQENKYRIMKVLGATNEQWDDWTWQVSNRITDVETLSKILNLSEEEKNQIELVGKKYRWAVSPYYASLMDPNDPSCPIRKQAIPSIEELAEGGEADPMGEEFTSPVEGMTRRYPDRLIIKVTNQCAMYCRHCQRRRCIGQQDLALPKEDLIRCLQYVREQKEIRDVLITGGDALLLSNERLHWILSELSEIPHVEMVRIGSRTPVTMPQRITDELCEILSKFPPIYLNSHFNHPLEVTQEAKKAADKLCRAGVVLGNQAVLLRGINDDVHVMKKLNHELLKIRVKPYYIFHPKEVIGTGHFSVKVQKGIEIMEYLRGYTSGLAVPTYIINAPKGKGKTPILPNYIVSWGENSVKIRTWEGEILDYPN encoded by the coding sequence TTGGAGCAAAAAGATAAAAGAGATATTTCTTTAGAAAGAGCTCAGGTATTAAAAGAGAGAATAGATGATTATTTAATCAAACAGGAATCTATTCCGACAGGTTTAAAAAATGAAGAATACATACAAGAAAACAAGTACCGTATTATGAAAGTACTTGGAGCAACCAATGAGCAATGGGACGATTGGACCTGGCAGGTTTCTAACAGAATTACAGATGTTGAAACGCTGTCAAAGATTTTAAACCTCTCAGAGGAAGAAAAAAACCAAATCGAACTAGTCGGGAAAAAATACCGTTGGGCGGTATCGCCTTATTATGCCAGCTTAATGGATCCTAATGATCCTTCGTGCCCCATTAGAAAGCAAGCCATTCCTTCCATAGAAGAGCTGGCAGAAGGGGGAGAAGCGGACCCCATGGGTGAGGAATTCACTTCTCCGGTAGAGGGAATGACCAGAAGATATCCCGACAGGCTTATTATAAAAGTAACCAATCAATGTGCCATGTACTGCAGGCATTGTCAAAGACGGCGATGCATAGGGCAACAGGATTTAGCCCTTCCAAAAGAAGATTTGATACGATGCCTACAATACGTAAGAGAGCAAAAAGAAATAAGAGATGTTCTAATTACTGGGGGAGATGCACTTCTTCTTTCTAATGAAAGGCTTCATTGGATCTTATCGGAGCTTTCAGAAATCCCTCATGTGGAAATGGTTCGTATAGGAAGCAGAACTCCCGTAACCATGCCTCAAAGAATAACCGATGAACTTTGTGAAATTCTTAGTAAATTCCCACCTATTTATCTTAACAGCCACTTTAATCATCCATTAGAAGTTACACAAGAAGCCAAAAAAGCAGCCGATAAACTCTGCCGAGCAGGCGTTGTACTGGGTAATCAGGCAGTACTTCTAAGAGGAATCAATGACGATGTTCACGTGATGAAGAAACTAAACCATGAATTGCTTAAAATAAGAGTAAAACCCTATTATATTTTCCATCCTAAAGAAGTTATAGGGACCGGACACTTTAGTGTAAAAGTTCAAAAAGGCATAGAAATTATGGAATACCTTAGGGGTTATACTTCAGGTTTAGCCGTACCTACCTATATTATCAACGCACCAAAAGGAAAAGGAAAAACCCCAATTTTACCGAACTATATCGTTTCCTGGGGAGAAAACTCTGTAAAGATTCGTACTTGGGAAGGAGAAATATTGGATTATCCTAATTAG
- a CDS encoding transcription repressor NadR: MSKEQRKQEIIKILKASNKPVSGGYLAEKLNVTRQVIVQDIALLRAENINIMATARGYIFYGEENLSHKRAVTVCHGKEEIEDELTAIVDLGGRVLDVIIEHPIYGQITGNLMIESRRDIKEFMEIMQKNNTVPLLRLTNKIHMHTIEAKSEKILDEIEEKLKQKGYLYLE; the protein is encoded by the coding sequence ATGAGTAAAGAACAAAGGAAACAGGAAATTATCAAAATTTTAAAAGCTTCTAATAAGCCTGTAAGCGGAGGCTATCTTGCAGAAAAACTTAATGTCACAAGGCAAGTGATTGTTCAGGACATTGCCCTTTTGCGAGCGGAAAACATTAATATTATGGCCACTGCCAGAGGGTATATCTTCTACGGGGAAGAAAATCTGTCCCATAAAAGGGCTGTTACTGTATGCCATGGCAAAGAAGAAATCGAAGACGAATTAACTGCCATTGTAGATCTTGGGGGAAGAGTTCTGGATGTGATTATTGAACATCCGATTTATGGACAAATCACAGGAAATCTGATGATTGAATCCCGAAGAGACATAAAAGAATTCATGGAAATAATGCAAAAAAATAATACAGTACCTTTGCTTAGACTTACCAATAAAATTCATATGCATACCATAGAAGCTAAAAGTGAAAAAATATTAGACGAAATTGAAGAAAAATTAAAGCAAAAAGGCTATTTATACCTTGAATAA
- a CDS encoding 5'-methylthioadenosine/adenosylhomocysteine nucleosidase, whose translation MSKIGIIGAMEEEVTALRNKMKNKELKQIAGMDFYQGTLEDKEVILVKCGIGKVNAAICTQALIDHFHVQYIINTGVAGGIYEKLDIGDIVISSDTVQHDFDTSAFGDPIGTIPRMDESFFKADSKLVELAEKCAENLPSKPNVYIGRVASGDQFISSSRQKQGIWDNFNAYCAEMEGAAIAHTCYLNKIPFVIIRSISDKADHSADINFQEFVKEAAKNSNEMIIEILKSL comes from the coding sequence ATGAGTAAAATAGGAATTATCGGTGCTATGGAAGAAGAAGTTACAGCTCTTAGAAATAAAATGAAAAATAAAGAGCTAAAACAAATAGCCGGAATGGATTTTTATCAAGGTACATTGGAAGACAAGGAAGTCATTTTGGTAAAATGCGGTATAGGTAAGGTGAATGCAGCCATCTGTACTCAAGCTTTAATAGATCATTTTCATGTTCAATACATCATCAATACAGGAGTAGCCGGGGGCATCTATGAGAAATTAGACATCGGAGATATTGTTATTTCCAGTGATACCGTACAGCATGATTTTGATACCTCCGCTTTTGGTGATCCTATAGGGACAATTCCTCGAATGGATGAAAGCTTTTTTAAGGCAGATAGTAAGCTTGTAGAACTCGCTGAGAAATGTGCCGAAAATCTGCCTTCAAAGCCCAATGTATATATAGGCCGGGTTGCCAGCGGCGATCAGTTTATTTCCAGCTCAAGGCAGAAGCAAGGGATATGGGATAATTTCAATGCGTATTGTGCAGAGATGGAAGGGGCAGCCATTGCCCATACCTGTTATCTGAACAAAATCCCCTTTGTCATTATACGTTCTATTTCCGATAAAGCGGATCACAGTGCAGATATTAACTTCCAGGAATTCGTGAAAGAAGCCGCAAAAAACTCCAATGAAATGATTATAGAAATATTAAAAAGTTTATAA
- a CDS encoding thiamine pyrophosphate-dependent enzyme encodes MVEQKVVFESGNELAAYAAKQINYHVMGYYPITPSTQIPEHLDLLKAEGEHDIVMIPADGEHGAAGICYGATTGGGRVFNATSANGLLFALEQLPVQSGTRFPMVLNVACRTVSGPLSIKGDHSDIMYALNTGWLILFAKDPQRVYDFNICALKIAEKVKLPIIVAFDGFFTSHQKRKVEIIANDQDVQNFIGKLELEYHALDKEKPVIIGSYMNEPDVLNNKYQLHLAMEEARNVIPQVFKEYGELTGRTYSMVEGYMMEDAEAALFALGSSYDTARLAVDKLREQGKKVGVFTSSVLRPFPKQELYDICKNAKAIVVADRQDSYGADGGNMTLELKAALQDFKANIEVTSLVYGLSGRDFYIEDGIEMLNRAYDIAQKGKVEKRFDYFGHYQGKPDYQPPKYFEPLIGDKVRPGVTSVTVDEQTGKMIAKGGIVKDSTRMPKRWIAGHGACPGCGIPVNVNMLLRGIEGEVVLLFQTGCGYVVTSPYPKSSFRVTFIHNLFQNGAATLSGLVEMFHERQRRGELPQGDNFTFIMISGDGGLDIGIGPAIGAALRNHRMIIMEYDNGGYMNTGYQLSYTTPRGARSSTSHVGKAQAGKATFHKDTPQIFAATNIPYVATVAESNPTDFIKKAAKAQKYANEYGLAFIKALSACPLNWNDNPRYERSVIDAAVNCCYHPLYEIEEGITTITYNPEERNKKIPVIDWLKMMGRTKHLAKPEYEDIVNSIQQEVDRRWERLKARHESPVL; translated from the coding sequence ATGGTAGAGCAAAAAGTTGTATTTGAAAGTGGAAACGAATTAGCAGCCTATGCAGCGAAACAAATTAACTATCATGTTATGGGGTATTATCCAATTACTCCTTCAACTCAAATACCGGAACATTTAGATCTCTTAAAAGCAGAAGGAGAACATGATATCGTCATGATTCCTGCAGATGGAGAACATGGGGCAGCAGGTATTTGCTATGGTGCGACAACCGGTGGAGGAAGAGTATTTAATGCTACTTCTGCCAACGGATTATTGTTTGCACTGGAGCAGCTTCCGGTACAATCCGGAACCCGTTTTCCCATGGTTTTAAATGTAGCCTGCAGAACTGTATCCGGTCCTCTTTCCATTAAAGGAGACCACAGTGATATTATGTATGCTTTAAATACAGGATGGCTGATCCTCTTTGCAAAAGATCCTCAAAGAGTATACGATTTTAATATCTGTGCTCTTAAAATTGCAGAAAAAGTTAAACTGCCTATTATCGTAGCCTTTGACGGATTTTTCACCAGCCACCAAAAACGAAAAGTAGAAATCATAGCCAACGATCAGGATGTCCAGAATTTTATCGGAAAGCTGGAATTAGAATACCATGCCCTGGATAAAGAAAAACCTGTCATCATCGGTTCCTACATGAATGAACCGGATGTACTAAACAATAAATATCAGCTTCACCTGGCTATGGAAGAAGCACGAAATGTCATCCCTCAAGTTTTCAAGGAATATGGAGAACTTACCGGCCGTACATACAGTATGGTAGAGGGATATATGATGGAAGATGCAGAAGCGGCTCTGTTTGCCCTTGGCTCAAGCTATGATACTGCAAGACTGGCAGTGGACAAGCTAAGAGAGCAGGGTAAAAAGGTAGGGGTATTTACAAGCAGCGTACTCCGTCCATTCCCAAAACAAGAGCTCTATGATATCTGCAAAAATGCAAAAGCGATTGTCGTAGCGGACAGACAAGACAGCTACGGGGCAGACGGGGGAAATATGACCCTTGAATTAAAAGCTGCATTGCAGGACTTTAAAGCCAATATAGAAGTAACCAGTTTAGTTTATGGCTTAAGCGGAAGAGACTTTTATATAGAAGACGGTATAGAAATGCTCAACCGGGCATACGATATCGCTCAAAAAGGAAAAGTAGAAAAACGTTTTGACTATTTTGGCCACTATCAAGGGAAACCGGACTATCAACCGCCGAAATACTTTGAACCCCTTATAGGAGATAAGGTTCGCCCAGGAGTAACATCCGTCACAGTGGATGAACAGACCGGCAAAATGATTGCTAAAGGAGGAATCGTAAAAGATTCCACCAGAATGCCAAAGAGATGGATAGCAGGGCACGGTGCTTGTCCTGGCTGCGGAATTCCTGTTAATGTGAATATGCTCCTTAGAGGAATCGAAGGAGAAGTTGTTCTTTTATTCCAAACAGGCTGTGGATATGTTGTTACCTCTCCATATCCGAAGAGTTCTTTCAGAGTAACCTTTATTCATAATCTGTTCCAAAACGGTGCAGCGACTCTTTCCGGTTTGGTAGAAATGTTCCATGAAAGACAAAGAAGAGGAGAATTGCCGCAGGGAGATAACTTTACATTTATTATGATCAGTGGAGACGGTGGTCTGGATATTGGTATCGGACCAGCTATCGGTGCTGCCCTTAGAAACCACAGAATGATTATTATGGAATATGACAATGGCGGCTATATGAATACAGGATATCAATTATCCTATACCACTCCACGGGGAGCAAGAAGTTCTACTTCCCATGTAGGAAAAGCTCAGGCAGGAAAAGCGACTTTCCATAAAGATACACCACAGATTTTTGCGGCTACCAATATTCCATATGTGGCAACCGTTGCAGAAAGCAATCCAACAGACTTTATTAAAAAGGCTGCAAAGGCTCAAAAATATGCCAATGAATACGGCTTAGCCTTTATCAAAGCCCTTTCTGCTTGTCCGCTGAACTGGAACGACAATCCAAGATATGAAAGAAGCGTAATCGATGCTGCAGTAAACTGCTGCTACCATCCGCTTTATGAAATAGAAGAAGGTATTACCACCATTACTTACAATCCAGAAGAGCGCAACAAGAAGATCCCTGTAATCGACTGGCTGAAAATGATGGGAAGAACAAAACATCTTGCAAAGCCGGAGTATGAAGATATCGTAAACAGCATACAACAAGAAGTAGATAGAAGATGGGAAAGACTAAAGGCTCGCCATGAGAGTCCTGTACTATAA
- the pdaA gene encoding delta-lactam-biosynthetic de-N-acetylase, whose protein sequence is MKIRTILAFILVSAILAGCTSNTASLPKSDEQPGVEIPIEQRVEEPTEKEEEELAEEENKTEQEEEKEKETDSEIIEEPKEEPKEESKEEPKETPKEEQKPVQKPAKETSSLSNAKKSWWFKRNSDHLPPGAQSEIDLAKYDAYYLGNTKEKKIYLTFDEGYENGYTPKILDILKEHNVQAAFFVTKPYIKSQPDLVKRMVNEGHLVGNHSVSHPSLPDKNKEEVEYEILETARYFEEITGTPMPLFFRPPAGEYSERTLQITKDLGYKTIFWSMAYKDWDVNNQPGKQAAYEHIVQNHHPGAIILLHAVSSSNTEALGDMLKYLKDKGYTFASLNEL, encoded by the coding sequence ATGAAGATAAGAACAATCCTAGCATTTATTCTCGTTAGTGCTATCTTAGCAGGATGTACCTCTAATACCGCTTCTCTTCCAAAATCCGATGAACAACCTGGTGTAGAAATACCCATAGAACAGCGTGTAGAAGAACCAACTGAAAAAGAGGAAGAGGAGTTAGCAGAAGAAGAAAATAAAACAGAACAAGAAGAAGAGAAGGAAAAAGAAACAGACTCAGAAATTATAGAGGAACCGAAAGAAGAACCAAAAGAAGAGTCAAAAGAAGAACCAAAAGAAACTCCTAAAGAAGAGCAAAAACCAGTACAAAAACCTGCCAAAGAGACCTCTTCCCTTTCCAATGCTAAAAAGTCCTGGTGGTTTAAAAGAAATTCGGATCACTTGCCTCCGGGCGCTCAAAGTGAAATAGATCTGGCAAAATATGATGCCTATTATCTAGGCAATACTAAAGAAAAAAAGATATACCTTACCTTTGATGAAGGCTATGAAAACGGATATACCCCTAAAATATTAGACATCTTAAAAGAGCATAATGTACAAGCTGCCTTTTTTGTAACCAAGCCCTACATTAAAAGTCAGCCGGATCTGGTTAAAAGGATGGTAAATGAAGGCCATTTAGTGGGCAATCATTCCGTAAGCCATCCCAGCCTTCCTGATAAAAATAAGGAAGAAGTAGAATATGAAATTCTTGAAACTGCAAGATATTTTGAAGAAATAACCGGCACCCCTATGCCTTTATTCTTTAGACCTCCGGCAGGAGAATACAGTGAGAGAACTCTTCAAATTACAAAGGACTTAGGCTATAAGACGATATTCTGGAGTATGGCTTACAAAGATTGGGATGTAAATAATCAGCCGGGAAAACAGGCGGCATATGAGCATATAGTACAAAACCATCATCCGGGAGCTATCATTCTTCTCCATGCCGTATCCTCATCCAATACGGAAGCTTTGGGAGATATGCTTAAATATTTAAAAGATAAAGGTTATACCTTTGCTTCTTTAAATGAATTATAG
- a CDS encoding 2-oxoacid:acceptor oxidoreductase family protein, translating to METAKVKLPITNEYGFYEIRLESIGGLGANLSGKILGELGAIYLGLNSSSFASYGSEKRGTPVKAFIRWADPSQEIRINSPVETPHLLGLFHERLAGKIPVMQGVGPDTIVVVNTDEEPDVIRDRLKMHAGTLVCVDALRLAIEAKTRVNMVMLGAMAKASGFIPLEDLKELVKDTLGKKYPAALQSNLEGLEKGYNNIVVKKFEADGKYPYQEYSEVKREWGYDNAPIGGINPHYGSTINNDLSGSREGYIPVFKKEACINCGMCDSTCPDMVYQFVPGEYKGKPSMINLGPDYHHCKGCLRCVEVCPTDALTAGIEREVDIWKNHVRNQELLVEKMEFEDVGPNSWMRSESFTTNELK from the coding sequence ATGGAGACTGCGAAGGTGAAATTACCCATAACGAACGAATACGGCTTTTATGAAATACGACTGGAAAGTATTGGAGGGTTAGGGGCGAATCTGAGCGGAAAGATTTTAGGAGAGTTGGGAGCCATTTATTTAGGGCTTAACAGTTCCAGCTTTGCCAGTTACGGTTCGGAAAAAAGAGGAACACCGGTTAAAGCATTTATTCGTTGGGCAGACCCCAGCCAGGAAATCAGAATCAATAGTCCCGTTGAAACTCCTCACTTACTTGGACTTTTCCATGAGAGATTGGCAGGAAAGATCCCAGTGATGCAGGGTGTAGGTCCTGATACAATCGTTGTGGTAAATACCGATGAAGAGCCAGATGTCATTCGTGACAGACTTAAAATGCATGCAGGTACACTCGTTTGTGTAGATGCCCTAAGACTTGCCATCGAAGCAAAGACAAGGGTTAATATGGTTATGCTTGGCGCCATGGCTAAAGCATCAGGATTCATCCCGTTAGAAGACTTAAAAGAGCTTGTAAAAGATACCTTAGGTAAAAAATATCCTGCAGCCCTGCAGTCCAACTTAGAAGGACTTGAAAAGGGATATAACAATATTGTAGTGAAGAAGTTTGAAGCCGATGGAAAATATCCTTACCAGGAATACAGCGAAGTAAAAAGAGAATGGGGTTATGATAACGCGCCTATTGGTGGCATCAATCCTCATTATGGCAGTACCATAAATAATGACTTATCAGGAAGCCGTGAAGGTTATATTCCCGTATTTAAAAAAGAAGCATGCATTAACTGCGGCATGTGTGACTCCACCTGCCCTGATATGGTATATCAATTTGTTCCCGGAGAATATAAAGGCAAACCTTCCATGATTAATTTAGGCCCGGATTATCATCACTGCAAAGGATGCCTGCGCTGCGTAGAAGTATGTCCTACCGATGCCTTAACAGCAGGAATAGAAAGAGAAGTAGACATTTGGAAAAACCATGTTCGAAATCAGGAACTGCTCGTAGAAAAGATGGAATTTGAAGATGTAGGACCAAACTCCTGGATGCGTTCCGAATCTTTTACAACCAATGAACTGAAATAA